Part of the Aquimarina sp. TRL1 genome, ACTAAACAAAGTTGTCATCGCAAACAATACAATCCCTGCCAGAAATACAGTACTTCCTATTGCCGAAGCTGAAGCCGTAAGAACCAGCCCAGCCATAATCACAATATTAGAAAACTTTCCCGCTATACCAACTACAGGCACAATCTTAGACCTCATTGTCAACCAGCTATAAGCCGTCGCATGTTGAACCGCATGACCACATTCATGTGCTGCCACTGCTGCTGCTGCTGCATTTCTTTGATTATATACTCCTTCACTAAGATTCACTGTCTTATTCATTGGATTATAGTGATCTGTCAACATACCAGGAGTAGAAATCACTTTTACATCATATATCCCATTATCATGCAACATTTTTGTCGCGATCTCATGACCACTTAACCCATTAGACAGATACATGTTAGAATATTTTTTGAATTTGCTTTTCAAACGACTACTCACCAAGGAGCTTACCAAAAAAATGATTCCTCCAAGAATATAATATCCCATCATAATTACATAATTTTACATTGTTACTTGCTAATATAATAACAAAAACCTCGCCGTAA contains:
- a CDS encoding zinc metallopeptidase; translation: MMGYYILGGIIFLVSSLVSSRLKSKFKKYSNMYLSNGLSGHEIATKMLHDNGIYDVKVISTPGMLTDHYNPMNKTVNLSEGVYNQRNAAAAAVAAHECGHAVQHATAYSWLTMRSKIVPVVGIAGKFSNIVIMAGLVLTASASAIGSTVFLAGIVLFAMTTLFSVITLPVEYDASNRALAWLENTNTLTKEEHGAAKDALKWAARTYVVAALGSIATLLYFISIFLGRRD